Genomic DNA from Streptomyces sp. AM 2-1-1:
GCCTCGGGGAGGTGGTAGTCCACGATGTCCGGGACGATGATCTTGAGCAGCGGCAGGAAGAACCGTTCGGTGGCGCGGCCCAGCGGCCCGTCCTCGGTGGGCGGACGGCCGACCACGATCGACTGGAGCAGCGGCCGCTTCCGCATCGTCACGCAGTCGATGGTCAGCGCGGGGAACGGTTCCTGCGGGGTGTAGAAGCCGGTGTGGTCGCCGAAGGGACCCTCCGGGAGCATCTGCCCCGGCTCCAGCCAGCCCTCGATGACGACCTCGGCGTGGGCCGGGACCTGGAGCGGAACGGTCCTGCAGTCGACCATCTCGATCCGCTTGCCCTGGACGAACCCGGCGAACAGGTACTCGTCGATGTCCCCGGGCAGCGGTGCGGTGGAGGCGTACGTCACGGCGGGCGGCGCGCCGAAGGCGATGGCCACCGGCAGCCGCTCGCCGCGCTTGGCGGCGACCTGGTAGTGGTTGCGGCTGTCCTTGTGGATCTGCCAGTGCATGCCGATGGTGCGGCGGTCGTGGCGCTGGAGGCGGTAGAGCCCGAGGTTGCGGACGCCGGTCTCGGGGTGCTTGGTGTGGGTGAGCCCCAGGTTGAAGAAGGAGCCGCCGTCCTCGGGCCAGGTGAAGAGCGCGGGAAGCTGGTCCAGGTCCACGTCGTCGCCGGTGAGGACGACCTCCTGGACGGGTGCGCTCTCGCCCTTCACCTTCTTCGGCGGCACGTGGATCATCGAGCCGAGCTTCCCGAAGGCCTCGCGCACACCGACGAACCCGTGCGGCAGCTCCGGCTTCAGCAAGCCGCCGATCTTGTCGCTGATGTCCGCGTACGCCTTCAGCCCGAGCGCCTTCAGCAGCCGCCGGTCGGTGCCGTACACGTTCATGGCCAGGGGCATCGAGGACCCCTTGACGTTTTCGAAGAGCAGCGCGGGCCCGCCGGCCTTGTTGACGCGGTCGACGATCTCACCGACTTCGAGGTACGGATCCACCTCGGCCTTGATGCGCTTGAGGTCGCCCTCACGTTCCAAGGCCCGGAGCAGGGAGCGAAGATCGTCGTAAGCCATGTCCACCAGTTTGTCATCCTCCCCCCGCTCCCCCTCGGCCCCTCCCCCACCGCCGCGCCGGGTCCGCGGCCCGCGTGCGCGGGTCTACCGTGGCCGGGACTTCGCCGCTGGCCCACGGCCGCACTCCAGGAGGCACCCATGACGCCGCGCCACGTACCGCCCGGGATCATCGACTTCTACGCCTCCGGCTACGACGAGGGAAGCCGGCTGAGCGAGAGCGCCGACGGGGTGCTGGAGCTGGTGCGGACCCAGGAACTGCTGCGCCGCCACCTGCCGCCCGCCCCGGCGAAGGTGCTCGACGTGGGCGGCGGCCCCGGGGCGCACGCACGGTGGCTGGTGGAGGCGGGGTATGCGGTCCACCTCGTGGACCCGGTGGAGCGGCACGTCAAGGAGGCCCTGGGGACCGGGGCCACCGCCGAACGGGGGGACGCGCGGGAACTGCCGGCCGGGGACGGTACGTACGACGCGGTGCTGCTCCTCGGTCCGCTCTACCATCTGACCGACTCCGCCGACCGGAGGGCCGCGCTGGCGGAGGCCCGGCGGGTGGTCCGGCCCGGCGGGCTGGTCGCGGCGGCGGCCATCAACCGGTACGCCCCGCTCTTCGAGCACGCCGCGTACGCCCACCTGCACGCCCCGGAGGTCCGGGAGAGCATCCCGCAGAGCCTCGCGACGGGGGTGTACGACGGCCGCCGCGGGTTCACCGAGGCGTACTTCCACACCGCCGACGAACTGGCGGCCGAGCTGCGCGACTCGGGGTGCGAGGACCCCGTGGTGTACGGGATCGAGGGGCCGGCCTGGTCGCTGCTGAAGGCGGCCGAACAGCACACCGGCGAGTCGCTGGTGGGAACACCGCTCTTCGAGTCCGCTCTCGTCGCGGCCCGCCTGGCGGATGCTCATCCCGCACTGCTCGCCGCCGGTTCGCACCTGCTCGCCGTGGGGTGTCACCGGTAGCCGGTACCCTGGCGCCTCACCGGGGGCCATCACGCCCCGCCGCCGTTTCCGGGGGGACTTCCTCAACCATGCTCAGGGCCCTGATCTATCTCCTGCCGCTGGCGCTGACGATCTACGCCTTCATCGACTGCCTCAACACCCCGGAGGACGAGGCGAAGCACCTGCCGAAGATCGCCTGGGTCTTCATCATCCTGCTGTTCTGGATCGTCGGCCCGATCGTCTGGCTGGCGGCGGGCAAGATGCGGTACGCCCCCGTCGGCGGCCGTACGCCCTCCGAATGGCACCGCAACCACCGCACCGAGTGGGTGGCGCCGGACGACAATCCGGAGTTCCTCAGCAGCCTCCGCGCGGAGAACGAGAAGGACGAGTCGCTCCTGAAGGACTGGGAGGCCGACCTGCGCCGCCGCGAGGACGAGCTGAAGCGGCGCGAGCGCTCCACCGGCCCGGACGAGGCGCCGGGGACTCCGCCGCCGGCGACCGCCTGACCGGCGGGACAGCCCGGACGGGACGAGCCCGCGCGGACCTTTCGACCGGTCCGCGCGGGCTCTCGCGTATGCCCACCGGCGTACGGGCTCCTGCCTACGGGCTCCGGCGTAGGGACCCTCGCCTTCGGGCCCGCGCGCTTCACGGGCCGAGCAGGGCGCCCAGGCGGTCGAGCAGCGGGAGCAGCGCGGTGCGCTCCTCCGGGGTGAGCGCCTCCAGCGCGCCGTGCACCACGCGCATCTCGGCGCGGATGCGGTGGGCCAGTTCGGTGCCCTCGGGGGTGCGGGAGGCCACCTTGGAGCGGCGGTCGTCCGGAGCGGGGGTCCGGACGAGCAGGCCCCGGGTCTCCATGCGGCCGACGAGCCCGGTGGCGTTGGACGCGTCGCAGACCAGGTGGCGGGCGAGGGCGCTCATCGGCATCGGCGCGTCGAGCGCGATGAGCGCGCGGGCCTGCGCGCTGCTCAGTCCGTGGCGGGCGGCGACGGCGGTGAGGTCGTCGGAGTGGCCCCGGACGACGACGGCCAGGGGCTCCAGCAGATCGTCCGGGGTGGGGACGGCGCGGTCGGCGCGGGGTGCCGGGTGCGGGGGCATGGGGTGGTCATCCTCGGGCAGGGGCGCGACGGAGGTCCGGCGCGGCTCACGGGTGCGGAGCCTCCACGGTACGTCGCCCGCGCGCCGCACTCCGATTACTTGACTTGCTCAAGCTCCCGCAGTTACATGGGACGCGTTGCTTGATGATGTCAACTTCATCCGCATCCAGAAGTCCTCCGTCTCCGGACACCAGGTCTCCAGACGCCCCGCAGTCTCCGGACACCCCCCACTCTCCAGACGCCTCTCAGCAGGGAGCCTTCATGCCCTCCGAGTCCCCGGCCGACGTCGTCGCCCGCCTCCGCACCACCTTCCGCACCGGCCGCACCAAGGACCTGGCCTGGCGCACCCACCAGCTGGAGCGGCTGCGCGCCCTGCTCACCGAGCACGGTGACGAACTCGCCGACGCGCTCCGCGCCGACCTCGGCAAGAGCCGCACCGAGTCCTACCGGACCGAGATCGACTTCACCGTCCGCGAGATCGACCACACCCTGGAGCACCTCGAGGACTGGCTGCGCCCCGAGCCGGCGCCCGTGCACGCCGGACTCGCCGCCGCCGGCGCCACCGCCTCCACGGTGCGCGACCCGCTCGGCGTCGTCCTGGTCATCGCCCCGTGGAACTACCCGGTGCAGCTCCTGCTCGCCCCGGTCGCGGGCGCGCTGGCCGGCGGCAACTGCGTGGTGGCCAAGCCCAGCGAGCTCGCCCCCGCCACCTCCGCCGCCGTGGCCCGGCTGCTCCCCCGGTTCCTGGACACCGACGCGGTCGCCGTCGTCGAGGGCGCCGTGGAGGAGACGACGGCCCTGCTGGAGCAGCGCTTCGACCACATCTTCTACACCGGCAACGGCACGGTCGGCCGGATCGTGATGGCCGCCGCGGCGAAGCACCTCACTCCGGTGACGCTGGAGCTGGGCGGCAAGTCGCCGGTCTTCGTGGACCGGGACACCGACCTGAAGACGGTCGCGCAGCGGCTCGTCTCGGGGAAGTTCCTCAACGCGGGCCAGACCTGCGTGGCCCCGGACTACGTCCTCACCGACCGCGAGACCGCCGCCGCCCTCACGGACGCGCTCGCCGCCGCCGTCGAGGCGCAGTTCGGTACGGACCCCTCGGCCTCCCCCGAGTACGGCCGGATCGTCAACGAGCGCCACTTCGACCGCCTCGTACGCCTGCTGGACTCGGGCCGTACGGTCACCGGTGGGGCCCACGACCGGGCGACGAAGTACCTCGCGCCGACCGTGCTCGCCGACGTCGCCCCGGACTCCCCGGTGATGGGCGAGGAGATCTTCGGCCCGGTGCTGCCGGTCCTCACCGTGGACGGCCTGGACGGGGCCATCGAGTTCATCAACGGCCGCGACAAGCCGCTGGCGCTCTACGCGTTCACCGAGTCGGCCGAGGTCCGCGGGCGGCTGCTGACGGAGACCTCCTCGGGCGGCGTCGGGATCGGCCTGCCGCTGGCCCACCTCACCGTCTCGGACCTGCCGTTCGGCGGGGTCGGCGAGAGCGGCATGGGCAGCTACCACGGGCGGTACTCGATGGACACCTTCAGCCACCGCAAGGCGGTCCTGGACACCCCGCTGGGCTGACCGCCCCCCGGACCGCCCGGCAGAGGAGCGGGAGGGGTCAGACCCTGCCCAGGAACCCCGGATCGGCCGGGCCCATCTGCCGGGCGAAGTCGGCGGCCACGCCGAGTACCTCCCGCATCGGTACGGCGCGGCGGCTGGTGGCCGCGAGGTCGTCCCGTGCCTCCTTCGACCACAGGAACGGAAACACGGACAGTCCCTGCGCGCAGGAGAGCGCGGCGGCCTCCTCACGCCAACCGGGCCATCGCAGGCCCTGGTAGAAGTTCTCCATCCCTCCGGAGACCATCCAGGAGATCCACTGCGAGTGGCCCATCTCCAGCGCCTCCCACTCCAGCGTGTCCGGTGCGAAGTAGATCATCTGTCCCGGGAGACCGGGCCGGGCCGCCGCTCCGGGGTCGTGGCCGTTCAGCGCGAAGACACCGCCCAGAACGTCATGGCCGACTATCAGGCCGGAGGCCGGACGCCAGGTGGGATCGAAGGCGGCGGGGAACGCGTTGACCTGGGCGAGACCCGGCAGCCGGCCCTCACCCCCGAAGCCGCCGCCGAACACGCGGACCCACCCGTCGAGGAGCAGGCCGCCGCTGTGCCACGCCAGGGCGCCGAGCGTGGACGCGACGGTGACCTGCATCTGGAGCAGACACCGGTCGGCCTCGTCCCGGTCGGCGGGGAGCATGACGACCGGAGTGGTACCGGCGCAGATGAGGTCCCGCACCTCGGGCCAGGCGGGACGGTCCACGTGGGTCAGTTCGTCGAGTGCGCGCATCCCCGGATGATTTCAGCACGCGGGAACGGCCGCCCGCTCCCCCGTGCGTACGGGAGGTGCGGGCGGCCGTCCCGGTCGCGGAGTGGCGTGTCAGACCCCGGCGTAGGAGTGCTTGCCGGTGATGAAGATGTTGACGCCGTAGTAGTTGAAGAGCCAGCAGCCGAAGGCGATGAGCGCCAGGTAGGCGGCCTTGCGGCCCTTCCAGCCGGCGGTCGCGCGGGCGTGCAGGTAGCAGGCGTAGGCGACCCAGGTGATGAACGACCAGGTCTCCTTGGCGTCCCAGCCCCAGTAGCGGCCCCAGGCCTCGCCGGCCCAGATCGCGCCCGCGATGATCGTGAACGTCCAGAGCGGGAAGACGGCCGCGTTGGCGCGGTAGGAGAACTTGTCGAGGGTGGCGGCGGAGGGCAGCCGGTCCAGGACGGACTGGGCGAACCGGCCCGGCGTCCCGCCGTCCTCGATCTTCTTCTCGTAGCTGTCCCGGAAGAGGTAGAGGAGCGTGGCCACCGCGCCGAGGAAGAAGACCGCACCGCAGATGATGGCGGTGGAGACGTGGATCCACAGCCAGTACGAGTGCAGGGCCGGTACCAGCTGGTCGCTGTCCGTGTAGAGGACGGTGGTGGCGATACCGAGGTCCAGCAGGACCACGGTGACCAGCAGCAGACCCATCCAGCGGACGTTCTTGCGGAGCGCGAGCAGGATCAGGTAGGCCGCGACCGCGACCGTGGAGAAGGTGATCGAGAACTCGTACATGTTGCCCCAGGGGGCACGCTCCACCGAGAGCGCGCGGGCCACGACGCCGCCCGCCTGCACGAGGAAGGCGAGGACGGTCATCGCGACCGCGATCCGGCCCCACATGTCGCCCTGGAACGTGCCTCCGGAGGCGCCGGGGCCGTCCGGGACGTCCCGGGTGCCGGCCACGGAGCGGGTGATCACCTGGGGACGTTCCAGCACGGTGGTCGAGCCACCCGCCCGGGTGACCTGGACCTTCACCGCGGATCCGGTGGCGGCCCGCTCCTGGGCGGTCAGCGCGGCGGCCGTGCGGCCGACCTTGCTGCGGCTGCCGAACACCCATTCCGCGATGTGCGCGAGGAAGGCCAGGGTGTAGACGGCCATCGACGAATAGATCAGCACATTGCTGGTGTGCGCCAGATTCTCGTTGGTGGCGGCGGCGAGATTCACTTCTCAGCCCCTTCGGCAGTGTCTGCGGCAGGTACGTCGGGACCGGGACCGGGTTCGGTCACGGCGTCGGTCTCCGGCCCCGGGTGGGGGCCGGGCTGCGGTGGTGGTGCGGTCGGCGCCACGTCGTTGAGCGCGACGGCCAGCGCCAGCAGTTCCTCGGGCAGCTTCGCGGACTCGCTGCGGCCGAGTCCGGCCATCTCCACGACGGTCACCCCGTCGGCCCCGCGCACGGCCCGCACCCAGACGCGGCGGCGCTGGATGAAGAGCGAGCCGGCGAGTCCGGCGATGGCCGCGACGGCCCCGCCGAGCGCCCAGCCGGCGGCCGGCTGACGGGAGATCTGGAAGCTCGCCCACTCCTCGACGCCGTCGAAGGTGACGGAGCCGGCGCCGTCCGGGAGCCGCATGGTGTCGCCGACCGCGAGGCGCTGCTTGAGGGCGTTGCCGTCCGCGTCCTTGAAGGCCGTCAGCTTGCTGGTGTCGAGCTCGTACACGTTCTGCGGCAGGCCGGAGTCGACGCCGAGGCTGCCGTGCAGCGCGTTGAGCGCCAGGACCGGGTTCTCGGCTCCGGGGAACTGCGAGAGCATCGTTCCGCTGCCCGCGCCCGCGAAGGTCGGTACGAAGAACGCCTGGAACCCGAGCTGGTCCCGCTTGCCGTTCTTGTCCTTGTAGCCGTCCATCACCTTGATCGCCCCGGAGGAGGTGATGTTGGCGTCGCGCGGCAGCAGCGGCACGGCGGACTTGAAGACCTGCTTGCCCGTGCCGTCCCGGACGGTGACCACCGGGGCGTAGCCGTGCGAGATCAGGAAGATCTTGGTCCCGTCGATCACCAGGGGCTCGTTGACCTTGATGACGCCCTTCTTGTCCTTGCCGTACGCGCCCTCGGCGTACGTCACGCGGGCCTCGAAGGTGCGGGCGGTGCCGCGCTGGGGACCGGTCTTCTCGTACGTGCCGACGAAGTCGTCGAGGGTGAAGCTGAACGGCGAGAGCGAGTCGGTGTCGTAGAGCGAACCGGACGTGAAGTCGTCGTACTGCGTCAGCGTGTTGGAGAAGCCGTCGCCTTCGGTGACGAGCTTCCCGCCCTCGGACTTGAAGAGCGAACCGGCCGCGAAGGCGACCAGCATCACGATCAGGGAGACGTGGAAGATCAGGTTGCCGGCCTCGCGCAGGTAGCCCTTCTCCGCCGCCACCGCGTCGCCCACGGGGTGGGAGCGGAACCGCCGCTTGCGCAGCAGGGCGAGCGCGGCCTCGCGGACCTGCTCGGGCTCGGCCTCCGTACGCCAGGTCGTGTAGGCGGGCAGCCGGGTGAGCCGCTTCGGGGCGCGCGGCGGCCGGCTGCGGAGCTGGCCCACGAACTGGACGCTGCGCGGCAGGATGCAGCCGATGAGCGAGACGAAGAGCAGGATGTAGATCGCCGAGAACCACACCGAGCCGTAGACGTCGAAGAGCTGGAGCTTCTCGTAGACCGGCGTGACGGTGGGGTGCTCCCGCTTGAAAAGCAGCACCTTCAGCTCGTCCACGCTGTTCTGCGGGATCACCGAGCCGGGGATGGCGCCGAGCGACAGCAGGAAAAGCAGGATCAGCGCGATCCGCATCGAGGTGAGCTGGCGCCAGAACCAGCGGATCCAGCCGAGGACGCCCATGGCGGGGAGCCCGGCCTCGCGGTCCGCGCGGTCCTCCACGGGTGCGGTGGAGAGCTGCGCCCCGGCGGCGCCGAGATCCCGGCGGTCCTGGTCGGCCCGCTCGCGCGCGTCGTCGCGCTCGTCAGTGGTGTTCAGCTTGCTCAATGGAACTCAGATCCCCACAGTGAAACCGTTGGACCAGCCCTGAACGTCCTGCATGAACGTGGCCCAGAGGCCCGTCAGCAGCAGGATGCCGGTCGCGATCATCATGACGCCCCCGATGCGCATGACCCAGGCGTAGTGGCGCTTGACCCAGCCGAAGGCTCCGAGCGCCTTGCGGAAGGCGACGGCGGCGAGGACGAACGGGACACCGAGACCCAGACAGTACGCGACCGTCAGAAGTGCCCCGCGCTCGGCGGTGCCCTGGTCGAAGGCGAGCATGGACACCGCGCTCAGCGTCGGGCCGAGGCAGGGGGTCCATCCGATGCCGAAGAGGGCGCCCAGCAACGGCGCGCCCAGCAGCCCGGTGACCGGCCTGCGGTGGATGCGGAACTCGCGCTGGGTCAGCCACGGCATCAGCCCCATGAAGAAGACCCCCATGAGGATCATCAGCACGCCGAGGACCTTCTGGAGGGTCTCGCTGTGTTCCTGGAGGTTGCCGCCGAAGTAGCCGAAGAGCGCACCGCCCGAGACGAACACGGCGGTGAAGCCGAGGACGAAGAGGGAGGCCCCGGCGACGACCCGGCCCCGGCGCGCGCTCGCCAGGTCGGTGCCGCTGATGCCGGTGACGTAGCTCAGGTAGCCGGGGACCAGCGGCAGGACGCAGGGCGAGAAGAACGAGACGAGACCGCCGAGCAGCGCGATCGGCACGGCGGCCAGCAGCGCGCCGTTGACGACCGTCTCGTTGTACGCGGCTGCGGCGAGGGCGGTCACCGGGTCACTTCTCCGCGATCAGCGGGTCGATCATCTTGTGCAGCTGCTCCGTGTCGAGTGCCTGGAGCGTGCGGGCGGCGATCCGGCCCTCGCGGTCGATGACCACGGTCGACGGGATGGTCTGCGGGTTCAGGGTGCCCTTGGGGAAGCGGAGGATGAGCTTGCCGACCCGGTCGTAGAGGCTGGGGTACGGGATGCCCATGTCCGTCTCGAAGTTCAGGGCCGCGTCCCTCTGGTTGTCGCGGGTGTTGATCCCGACGAACTGGACGCCCTGGTCCGCGGTCTCCTTGGAGACGGCGGCGAAGTGCTTCGCCTCCGCCCGGCAGGGTCCGCACCAGGAGCCCCAGACGTTGATGACGACGACCTTGCCCTTGAAGTCGGCGACGTCGAGCGCCTCGCCCTTCAGCGTGGTGCCTTCGAGCTTCGGCGCGGCGCGGCGCTCCTTCACCGGCACGGTCGAGATGCCGCCGCTGCCGGTGACGAAGTTGGTGTCACCACCGCCGCCCGACTTGATGTCGTCCCCCCCGCACGCGGACAGGGTGAGGGCACCTGCCACGACGGCGGTCGTGGCGGCGAGCAGGGTGAAGCGGCGTCGGGGTGCGCGGCCAGGGCTCATGTGAAAAGTTTCGCATGGCAGATCCGGGGATCTTGGGCGCCCCCCTCGCTGCCCGTAAAGCCCCTTGTCAGGCTCGCTTAAAGAATGCGTTCCAGCCTCCGGCGGGCGCCTGACCGACCTCCAGGGTACGGAGCTTCGCCAGGACTTCGGGGTCCTGGGCGTCCAGCCAGTCCACGAACTGGCGGAACGAGACGAGCCGCACGTCCGGCTCTCCGGCCACTTCCTTCAGCACCTCTTCCACGGCGTCCATGTAGATGCCGCCGTTCCACTCCTCGAAGTGGTTGCCGATGTAGAGGGGTGCGCGATTGGTCTCGTACGCCCTGCGGAATCCGGCGAGGTAGGCACCGGCGGCCTGTTCGCGCCAGCCGGGATAGCGCGAGGGCATGCCCCGGGTCGAATTCCGCGACTGGTTGGCGAGGATGTTGTAGTCCATCGAGAGGACCTCGAAGGTGTGGCCGGGGAACGGCATTCCCTGCAGCGGGAGGTCCCATACGCCGAAACGTTTCTCCGGCCACATCTGGACACCGCCCGGCGAGCTCGCGTCGTACCGCCAGCCGAGCCTGCTCGCGGTGGGCAGCAGGTTCTCCTGGCCGAGGAGGCAGGGGGTGCGCCCGCCGACGAGTTCCTTGCGGTAGTCGAACGGCAGCGGTTCGACGTCCTCCCAGCCGCTGTGCGTACGCCATTGGGTGACGAAGGACACCGCCTGGTTGATCTCGCTGTGCCACTGCGCGGGCGTCCAGTGTTCGACCGATCCGGAACCGGCGCAGAAATGGCCGTTGAAGTGCGTGCCGATCTCGTGGCCGTCGAGCCAGGCCTCGCGCACGTACCGCAGGGTCTGCTTGACGTGGTCGTCGGTGAGGTAGCCGATGTCCGAGGCGCCGCGCGGATTGTTGGGCGGCCGGTAGAGCGATTTCCTCGATTCGGGCAGCAGGTAGATTCCGGAGAGGAAGAAGGTCATCGCGGCGTCGTGTTCCCGGGCGAGTTCGAGAAAGCGCGGGAAAAGGCCGTTGCCGACCTCGCCCGCGCCGTCCCAGGAGAAGATCACGAACTGCGGGGGCGTCTGGCCCGGTTCCAGGGGGACGGGCGCGTCGGGTTGGTGCGGCTGCTTTCCGGTGTCGGAGGTGGAGCCGTCGCCGATCAGGCGTACGCCCCCGTTCGCCGGTCCTTTTCCGTGGCGCCGGGGCGCACCAGGGCCGGCGTCGTGGTCGGGGGTGGTACCGGCGGCGCCCGTGGGACTCTTACCGGGCCCGGGCCGCTCCCCTCCCGGTCCGGGCGAGCCGCAGCCCGCGATTCCCGCGGCGGCCGCGGCTCCCAGGCCGGCTCCCAGCAGACCTCGGCGGTTGATGTCGTACCCGTATGTGGAGTTCTGGTTCACGTCCACGTCCCCATCTGCGGTCGTTTTATCTCATGTCCATACAAACTGGCTAAGACTGAGATGACAGGAAACGACGCGGAGGTTCCTTCTCTTACCTGATTTTCACTACACGGCCAGACCCTCACCGGGTCTCCACACGGGCTCCTTGTCCGGAACGTCCGTCCAGCGCTCGGGCCGCCCCCGACTGTTCCGGGCACCCCGCGAGGCCCTCCGACCGGGCCCTCCGAGCCGACCGCGCGGGCTGACAACGGCGCCACGAGGGTGGCACAGTGGAGCGATGTTCCCGCGCCGGCCGCCGTCACCCCAAGAACTGGCCCGTACCGCGTCCGAGGTGACCGATCTCCTCGCGGTCCTCGGGGGAAGAGCCCAAGCCAACGCTCCGACGGGCCCGACCTCCCCGTCCCAGCT
This window encodes:
- a CDS encoding menaquinone biosynthesis decarboxylase, with translation MAYDDLRSLLRALEREGDLKRIKAEVDPYLEVGEIVDRVNKAGGPALLFENVKGSSMPLAMNVYGTDRRLLKALGLKAYADISDKIGGLLKPELPHGFVGVREAFGKLGSMIHVPPKKVKGESAPVQEVVLTGDDVDLDQLPALFTWPEDGGSFFNLGLTHTKHPETGVRNLGLYRLQRHDRRTIGMHWQIHKDSRNHYQVAAKRGERLPVAIAFGAPPAVTYASTAPLPGDIDEYLFAGFVQGKRIEMVDCRTVPLQVPAHAEVVIEGWLEPGQMLPEGPFGDHTGFYTPQEPFPALTIDCVTMRKRPLLQSIVVGRPPTEDGPLGRATERFFLPLLKIIVPDIVDYHLPEAGGFHNCAIVSIDKKYPKHAQKVMSAVWGAHMMSLTKLIVVVDSDCDVHDLHEVAWRALGNTDYARDLTVAEGPVDHLDHASYQQFWGGKAGIDATRKWPEEGYTRDGGWPEMVESDPETAAKVDRRWKEYGL
- a CDS encoding class I SAM-dependent methyltransferase translates to MTPRHVPPGIIDFYASGYDEGSRLSESADGVLELVRTQELLRRHLPPAPAKVLDVGGGPGAHARWLVEAGYAVHLVDPVERHVKEALGTGATAERGDARELPAGDGTYDAVLLLGPLYHLTDSADRRAALAEARRVVRPGGLVAAAAINRYAPLFEHAAYAHLHAPEVRESIPQSLATGVYDGRRGFTEAYFHTADELAAELRDSGCEDPVVYGIEGPAWSLLKAAEQHTGESLVGTPLFESALVAARLADAHPALLAAGSHLLAVGCHR
- a CDS encoding PLD nuclease N-terminal domain-containing protein, encoding MLRALIYLLPLALTIYAFIDCLNTPEDEAKHLPKIAWVFIILLFWIVGPIVWLAAGKMRYAPVGGRTPSEWHRNHRTEWVAPDDNPEFLSSLRAENEKDESLLKDWEADLRRREDELKRRERSTGPDEAPGTPPPATA
- a CDS encoding MarR family transcriptional regulator; translated protein: MPPHPAPRADRAVPTPDDLLEPLAVVVRGHSDDLTAVAARHGLSSAQARALIALDAPMPMSALARHLVCDASNATGLVGRMETRGLLVRTPAPDDRRSKVASRTPEGTELAHRIRAEMRVVHGALEALTPEERTALLPLLDRLGALLGP
- a CDS encoding aldehyde dehydrogenase family protein, giving the protein MPSESPADVVARLRTTFRTGRTKDLAWRTHQLERLRALLTEHGDELADALRADLGKSRTESYRTEIDFTVREIDHTLEHLEDWLRPEPAPVHAGLAAAGATASTVRDPLGVVLVIAPWNYPVQLLLAPVAGALAGGNCVVAKPSELAPATSAAVARLLPRFLDTDAVAVVEGAVEETTALLEQRFDHIFYTGNGTVGRIVMAAAAKHLTPVTLELGGKSPVFVDRDTDLKTVAQRLVSGKFLNAGQTCVAPDYVLTDRETAAALTDALAAAVEAQFGTDPSASPEYGRIVNERHFDRLVRLLDSGRTVTGGAHDRATKYLAPTVLADVAPDSPVMGEEIFGPVLPVLTVDGLDGAIEFINGRDKPLALYAFTESAEVRGRLLTETSSGGVGIGLPLAHLTVSDLPFGGVGESGMGSYHGRYSMDTFSHRKAVLDTPLG
- a CDS encoding DUF2625 family protein, whose protein sequence is MRALDELTHVDRPAWPEVRDLICAGTTPVVMLPADRDEADRCLLQMQVTVASTLGALAWHSGGLLLDGWVRVFGGGFGGEGRLPGLAQVNAFPAAFDPTWRPASGLIVGHDVLGGVFALNGHDPGAAARPGLPGQMIYFAPDTLEWEALEMGHSQWISWMVSGGMENFYQGLRWPGWREEAAALSCAQGLSVFPFLWSKEARDDLAATSRRAVPMREVLGVAADFARQMGPADPGFLGRV
- the ccsB gene encoding c-type cytochrome biogenesis protein CcsB → MNLAAATNENLAHTSNVLIYSSMAVYTLAFLAHIAEWVFGSRSKVGRTAAALTAQERAATGSAVKVQVTRAGGSTTVLERPQVITRSVAGTRDVPDGPGASGGTFQGDMWGRIAVAMTVLAFLVQAGGVVARALSVERAPWGNMYEFSITFSTVAVAAYLILLALRKNVRWMGLLLVTVVLLDLGIATTVLYTDSDQLVPALHSYWLWIHVSTAIICGAVFFLGAVATLLYLFRDSYEKKIEDGGTPGRFAQSVLDRLPSAATLDKFSYRANAAVFPLWTFTIIAGAIWAGEAWGRYWGWDAKETWSFITWVAYACYLHARATAGWKGRKAAYLALIAFGCWLFNYYGVNIFITGKHSYAGV
- a CDS encoding cytochrome c biogenesis protein ResB; this encodes MSKLNTTDERDDARERADQDRRDLGAAGAQLSTAPVEDRADREAGLPAMGVLGWIRWFWRQLTSMRIALILLFLLSLGAIPGSVIPQNSVDELKVLLFKREHPTVTPVYEKLQLFDVYGSVWFSAIYILLFVSLIGCILPRSVQFVGQLRSRPPRAPKRLTRLPAYTTWRTEAEPEQVREAALALLRKRRFRSHPVGDAVAAEKGYLREAGNLIFHVSLIVMLVAFAAGSLFKSEGGKLVTEGDGFSNTLTQYDDFTSGSLYDTDSLSPFSFTLDDFVGTYEKTGPQRGTARTFEARVTYAEGAYGKDKKGVIKVNEPLVIDGTKIFLISHGYAPVVTVRDGTGKQVFKSAVPLLPRDANITSSGAIKVMDGYKDKNGKRDQLGFQAFFVPTFAGAGSGTMLSQFPGAENPVLALNALHGSLGVDSGLPQNVYELDTSKLTAFKDADGNALKQRLAVGDTMRLPDGAGSVTFDGVEEWASFQISRQPAAGWALGGAVAAIAGLAGSLFIQRRRVWVRAVRGADGVTVVEMAGLGRSESAKLPEELLALAVALNDVAPTAPPPQPGPHPGPETDAVTEPGPGPDVPAADTAEGAEK
- a CDS encoding cytochrome c biogenesis protein CcdA; this encodes MTALAAAAYNETVVNGALLAAVPIALLGGLVSFFSPCVLPLVPGYLSYVTGISGTDLASARRGRVVAGASLFVLGFTAVFVSGGALFGYFGGNLQEHSETLQKVLGVLMILMGVFFMGLMPWLTQREFRIHRRPVTGLLGAPLLGALFGIGWTPCLGPTLSAVSMLAFDQGTAERGALLTVAYCLGLGVPFVLAAVAFRKALGAFGWVKRHYAWVMRIGGVMMIATGILLLTGLWATFMQDVQGWSNGFTVGI
- a CDS encoding TlpA disulfide reductase family protein, which encodes MSPGRAPRRRFTLLAATTAVVAGALTLSACGGDDIKSGGGGDTNFVTGSGGISTVPVKERRAAPKLEGTTLKGEALDVADFKGKVVVINVWGSWCGPCRAEAKHFAAVSKETADQGVQFVGINTRDNQRDAALNFETDMGIPYPSLYDRVGKLILRFPKGTLNPQTIPSTVVIDREGRIAARTLQALDTEQLHKMIDPLIAEK